The genomic DNA CTCAAgagtatctttaaaaaaaataaaaaccaacaacTTTCAGTCAAAGTGGTGTCCTTACTCAAGGTCAGGGGATCCTGTGGATCAAGTGAAGACCAAATATCTCAACCCTTCAAATACAGCAATAAGCAGTAAATGGTAGTTCTTACTATGATGTTAAATTTATGTTGTGAATGTGCTTGGTGTGCTGGTATTTGCTTCACTTTGTTCTGTCTGTTTTGagtgaggaaaaaggagaaagaattttttaattcatatgCAAATGACACTTTAGCACACAGGGTTTGTGCTCCCTTGAGGAGGAGAGCCTGACATTCTGTCTGTTATTTATCACACTGACTTTTACCTCAGTGCTCAAGATTTGCTTGTAAGCATGTCTTTGTAACCAACATCTGGTGTAAAATTACACTTGAATATTTTTGCCACTTCTATACTAGCTACCCAAAACAACTTGAATTATGTTGATATAATGGTGGTATCAAAGTTTCAAACATAATCTTTGCTCATGCTTCTGGTTAGTCCCTTCTACACTTCTTCCTTTATTGAGATTTTAATTGAAGTTGGTGTAAATCATAAGTTGTAAAAAATGTATATGCATATTTTAAGTATAAGCTCTATTTCAAAGACAAAGATGAGAAAAAGGTATTGAAGGAACATTCCAGTTAACTGTCAAAATCCATTAGGCTTGGCTAAGAGACAAGTGTGTTACAAGGCACTTGTAACAatacaaaccagaaaaaccTTGGTCTCCTGTTTGTCTGTAATGGGATGATCATCTTTTTGTCTCACAGAGAAAAAAGTCAGTCTTTGATGGTGCTTTCATTCCTAGCTGATTTGCTTTACCAGATAAACTGCCTGTGTTCAAGTTGTTAAAATGGAGTTatggattttaaaaatcctttcctATAAGAAGCTCTTTGTCCTTAACTGGTGTTTTCAGCCTTGGTTTCTGTCAGCCCATCACCATTGAGACTCTGCGGGAGAAACACCCGCTCTTGGATGCAGTTGACCATGACAGAAGACCCAACGTTCTGGTGAgtgtatatttttgttttaaagctcTTTATTTGCTCATTGCATGACATTCTATAATAGGGGTCAGTATTTAACTACCAAGCTAATGCTGCTGTTCTTACATGGTGTTTTATCTTTGCATTTCTGCTTCCttatttgttttattacaaCATTTTCAAGAACAAATCCATAGACTTTTTTCTCTCAGTGGTAATTCTTTAACCCAGTCTTCGATATTGTAACTTACTGCTGTGGGAAAACTTACAATCTAATACAGATACTTAATTCAAAATCGGTCTTGGAAAGCTGCTTAGCTTCTTCAGATGTGTGGAAGATAACACAAGCGTTTTCCTTCAGTATGGGATTGTGTTGGTATTGGTTCTAGGCTGTGAGGTTGCTTCAATTGTAAATTAATGCTTTGCAGATAATTTATTTACCTGCAAAGGACTCCCTTTCTTGTTTATACCaaatatatttaatgttttcagtATGTACAATATGGTTTCAACTGAATTGTGCCGAATTTCCAAGAGAAGTGAATACATCCACAGTAAATCCCTGTGTGAACTGGGCATGGTCAGGGCAGTAGATTTGCCCCATGTGAAGCCAAGACATTCCCTGTGGCTCCCAAAATCCAAAACTCAGGTGTATCACCTTTGGCTGTGCTTCTCAACCCTGCAGGTGGGGAAGCTCAGGAACCTGTTAATATGTTTGTCACCACGGAGAGTAAATAATGAAGTGCAAACTCTTAGTTGTGTAGCAAATACATTACATGTTACACAATGCGTTTTTCTTTATTAGCAGTGTTAAAGAAATACACCTTAAAAACTATAATACCAATGTCTTGATAATACTAAAGGCCTCTTACTCCTGTAGAATATTAAATATCCACATTTTCACACACAAGTAAATCAAACAAGTGGAGTTTTCAGGCTTTCCAGAGGCAGTTCAGAAGAAGCAGGAGGCTGGTGCATGTAGAGCACTCTGACATGTCTGCTGTCTGTGTGCACGAGGTTTCACTTCACAATGGAGATACAAGTTTCTGAGTGAACTGACATCAGGTATCTACCAAAACAGAGAGAGTATTTCctgtcagtgctgcagaagGCAGCTGTGGGAGCTATATTTGAATTTGTTCTGCTAAAAATAGTAGTAGATGTTTAATCTTGTAGAAAACTTTCACTCTTTTCTTATTGCAGTCCCCCTCTGCTGTGGAGCTTCCCAAGATTGAGGGTCAGTTACCTTTATTTAACTTGAAACTATCCATTAATAGATGAAATATCTTAATTGTGCTTTataatcagaaattatttttagattGTTGGACACTTCAGAAATTTGTCTGAGACACTCATAAGATTTCCTTGTTGATGACATCTGTCATTCATTTGGAATGCATCATGTGTGGTAAAGCTGGTTTTTAATGTGTACAGTTTTCAGCCATGTGTTTTTGAAGTTTCAAAGCTACCTGAggtctcctttccttttcatctGCCTTTAATGGGCTATTGGTGCCTTCCTGTCCAAACTGAGGAATGAATTGACATGTGTGCAGCAATAATTGGTCTAGTCCTCACCCGCAGTCAGGatggtcactgcagagctgcagtaTGAGAAGCACCTTGTTTCAGCACATTGTGTTCACTCCCATCTGAACTACGGGAAAGTAGAAACTGGACCttgggatttaaaaaaatccatttcagaTTATTGCTGGCGACACggaaaatgtttaaaaacaacATTCAGATTTTGTTCTAAGATGAACAAAATAACATCTCTGATGGATTACTTAAACACTGTATGTAAACATAGAATTTACAAAGGTGTGGAGGACTtagaaatacaatttaaaagTTAATATTTTGGGGTGCTCTGGAGAAACTTAgtcaataaaaaaatcaaaatcctaAACCTGTATGTTTTGCAGTGGGGTCTTGTTGCTTCTGAGATTTTCTGTGAATGGATGGGTATGtgatatattaaatattaagaTCTAAATTAAAGTTAATGTGACCGTTTGATCAGTCTCTTTAGACCACTTGTGTGCCCTCTTAGCAATTCCATGACTCTGTTTTGTAATTCTGGTTCTCACAGCTGTGGTGTTGTTTGGGGAGCCAGTCAGATGGGAAACCAGCCTGCAGTTGATAATAGATGTTTTGCTGACCAGTGGCTATCCTGGAAATCCCTATCACCATGAAAACTACCCTCACATTCCTGTGCTTGCCTGTAACATGGATCTCATGTGGGTAGCTGAGGCACAGTCTCCAAGGTGAGTAATTTATAACGTGTATATTGTGATGTATTTGAGGTTTCCTCATTTCTCCAGTAAAATTCAGAGTCAACACTTGAATACAAAATGCCTGGTGCAGCTTCACAGAAGGTCTTGGCTCTGAATGCGAAGTCTCTACACTTTCAGCTAATGCTGCCTTATTGCTGTGTGCATTATTGCATCCAGGAAACCAGTTACTCAagagaaaaactgcttttaagCTCTAAAcccttttgttttctcactcccagaagagtggggaaagaGAGGTTTTTGCCTCAGGGCCTCAGAGTCTCAGttcagagggaaaaatgaaaaaattatcaAGGCCAATTGTTTCATTTCATTAGGTCCTTtggaatttctcttttccaccCTACATTCCTGGTAGGGTTAAGAGCTGACCCTGCTGTTGGAAGCAGTCAGTGGTTTTGAGCTGAGGACAATGCAGTGAGCTCCTTAAGGAACATAAGAGAAACCAGCAGAACACGCAGAACAAGGTGGCATAACCTCTGATAGtgattttgtttgattttgctttCAACAGAAGGTAGTTCTTTAATAGTCTtgtttcccctcccttcctctcagTCTATAGTTTGAACATAATCTGAAATAGAAACTTGTTATTGTGATTTGATTCCTGCCTCAATCCTGGGTCAAAGATCTTGTCAGATATCCTTCCTTGGAAACAAAGGCTTTTTCTAATTAGCACATTGGCAGAACATGTGTGTGTGATAGTTTCACGCTAGAGCAAGGCAGCCAGGACATCTACAGTGAGCAGTTTTACAACGAGATAAATCTGTTGTGCCGTTCCAATAAcgtgggggttttgttgttcgGCAAATAAGCGCTTTATTTCCAGtgaaacagctgcagaaatgtTGCATGATGAGGGAAATTTGATAGCTGTAGGATATGGTTTATTCCTAAAAAAATCATGAATTAAAAAAcctcagtttgtttttttttatccatACTTAATTTGATTTGTCTTTCTGTCTCCGTAGGTTTGGGCACGGGACGTTCATGGTTTGTTTGGAGAACATTTACAAGAAGAtcactggcagggagctgaagtACGAGGCGCTGATGGGCAAGCCCAGCCCTCTGACATACCAGTATGCCGAGCAGCTGCTGCGGGCCCAGGCCCTGCACCGGCCCTGGCACCGGCCCATCCACACCCTCTACGCCGTGGGGTAAGGGCTGCTCAGCTGACCGCGGGAAACCAGCTACACAGAAACGCCAGCCAGGAAAAATACCCAACTCTTCACCTGCTTGTTTCTCACACCACTGGGACCACCCAATGGTCTGGGTGCTGTGGTGtatcttttctgtttctaatcTTAAGAATTAATAGCACTTTGTTCTTCTTATGTGCAATTTCTGTAGAAGCACAAAAAGGGGTTTATATGGAGCTAAGATTTCTccagattatttatttaattatttatttctgtcatAGGCTGTGTAAATCTAAGAAAAAGGATTCACCTGGGTACTTGTTTTATTAGGTTTACTGGTATAACACCAACTGGCTTTCAGTAAATGACAGTTGTTAGAGAATGTAGAGCTTGAATTTATCTGTGAGGTCATTAAGCTTGGTCATGTGCTACTGCCTGTGCTGTCACATCATAGAATCCTTTTCATAGAAAGGGATAAAGCTGTATTGTATAAAAGACTGTTCCAGAAGCTCCAAGATGTTTGGAAATATAATAAGCTCATTCATGCACTGTTCATACCTATCCTTGATTttccctccccctgctccaATCTGTAGTTTCAGCCTGGAGAGTGACTCATTTGTATCATGTCACCCTCAGTGACAATGGTGTAGTAAAATAGCTGTGGGATATGGATTTCTTCCTGTGCATAACTCCCCATGAAGTTGTTAAAGTATAAATTAAACTGTAAACTGAAACTGTACCAACGTCTTTCATACATGGACATGTGACAGGTAGGCCTGCCCTGCTGAGCGAGCTTCCTTCTGTTTGCAGAGACAACCTCATGACGGATGTCTATGGTGCCAACCTTTACAACCGCTACCTTGAAGAGAACTCCAGGAAAGGCTCCAAGTCGCGTGTTCAGGCCCAGGTTTCTGGTGGCAGAGGCTCTGCTGCACTCTCTCAGGACAATGACATGGACCACGGCTGGGAGAACCAGCTGgcacctgcagctgctgcccacTGCAGGTCTGTGCTGGTTTGTACTGGGGTGTACAACCCCCACAGCGAGGTGCCCTTGGAGACCAGGGACAGCATCACGGAAGCCGTGTTCCATGGCCACAGAGATTTTAGGTTTGATTCTGGTTTAGTAGAACCAGATCATATTGTACCGGATGTTGATGCTGCTGTAGACCTGGTCTTTCAGCTGGAGAACTTCGCACCTAATTGAGGTGATGTGATTTCTTAAGGACCACTCAGTGCTGTGCTTTTCTTCCCAAAAAACAAGCTGTGCTTTACAATAGCACCACAAACTGCTGCCTTCTAAAATTTTTTAACTTCTACACTAATGCAGTCTTACCTTAGGTATGCTTATTAGTAGTATATGTAGATATATTAGTATGTTTAAGTATATTAAATATCAATAATGCTTTTTATAGTACttcaaaatatgtaatttttggCTTTAGTTGCCCTTTTTTGTCCTCTTCTTCATTATGTTAGGTATTTTAATAGCAATATTTCATAGTAGGCTATTCATGTTACTGGTACTTTAATTCCCCCATGACAGTatcttgtttggttttctggAAAATTTAGCCTGTAGGTATGTGAGATCTTCAGGGTATCACAGCAGGGTTTGTTGGGGTCAGCCTCTCAATTTCAAATGGGCTGGTACAGCACAACACGTGTTACTGCTGGGTCTTCTGCATGTGAGGGGTGCTCTCCTAAATTAGAGTGGAGTTCAAGTCTGTTCTGCTGGGGACTTGCTCACATAtaactctgctgctgcctttctttctgtttgctttcccATGTGTCTGGAGTTGCTATTTCTTCTCTCTGATGTGTAAAGCCTTAATAGAACTGCCTATGGAGGTTGGGGAAGGCTAACTTGGTACCACCGTGTTGGAACTCCAActgagcacagtcctgtctTTGCCTTTCTATCTGCACATTTTTTTTGAGGAATTGAGGATCTTAGAAAGCTTTAGCAATTTTGTTTTAGGTGTTTCTGTGAGTTGGACTTTACCACTGAATGAATGACTACTGCTTGGCCAAAAAGTGCCTCATAATTTACTTGAAGCCTCATACCACTGTGGTAATTATCTGGCCTTTAGTGTAATATATTTCATCTTGTGTCCATGTTATATGTTGTTTGATTCATGGATTTTATagttgttcatttaaaaaaaaacccaaaaaagtaatttaatttatgttatttttgtaaaatactTCTAAATGTTTTCATCCAAGACgtgtctttgaaaatatttctgtactaATAAGCATTGACAGACAGATGGTGGCACAGGGTGAAATGACTTCCTGGCCAACTTCTTCACTGCTTATTATCCCAATAGCAACATCAGAAAACTCACACCACGAAGAGAACGCAGCTGCTATGGGAGTCACATTTTGGTGTGTTTTCCCTGTTTGCAAACCACCGTAATCCCCCTCTCCACTGTCAGGATTTTTGATTTATGACTTGTAGTGTTTTGTAAGTAGCTTTCAACGTATCTCGCTGGATGCAGTTTAAGAACACTgctttaaatgtttatttcctgtttcttcATTGGAAAAGTATTTACAGCAGCACATTCTTGCCTTTTCATTGGTACAATAAACAGATATCTCCTATTTCTTTAGCACTTTCTGTAATACACCAAGTATTTGCAAAGTATGCCAAATCTTTCTGAGTAATGATTGTACTTTTGTAACATGTCAGGATGATTTGAAGTTGTATTGTTTCAGTACTAAAGCATGTTGCAGACCTCTAACTAGTACGAGAATTGGTGAAGCGAGGAATAAAAATGTTGGAAATGTCTTTAATGTGATTGTTTGTATGAAGGTATGACTGAGCCGCAGGAGTGAAGGATCTGCAGCTGGATCACCACAAAAAGAAATAGGCAGTTGTTGCCACAGGTGATAGACAAAATAGATTAATATATATGGGTATTGCTATAAAACAAGAGAAATGTGAGTGTAGCATAACTTGTGTTATACCAGGAGGCTTGGCAAAGATTTTGGGGACGTGTcctgaaaaacaattttttaagcAAGGATTTGAAGTATAGTGAGTTATCATTGAGTACCATAAAACAGTGCATCAGAACTAGCACTGTAATTTCTAACATTTCCTGCCATGGtagtttaaaatgaaatgtagtGATTCTTCGTTAGTAACAAGCTAAGATGTGGAAATACTTAGAAGAAATCTCAATCTGTAGTATTGAAAAGGTGGATTTTTTCGGAGTTCTTAAGTAAAACTGAGCTTAGTGTAATGTTCTTTGCAATTATTCAGCTAACAGTGAGATGAATTCATATTATCTTAGCTAAGGAAAAGAGTAAGACCCTGTCTTaacattttctctcctttccttgaCTGTCTTCTTACTTGGATTTTCACTTAACCTTCTTTAAcgtttatttcagttttgacaTTTACCTCTTTGAAACAGAGAGTGTTTCCCACATGTTCTGTTCAGTGCATTTCAGTCAGAACACAGGGGAGCTACTGGATGTTACAATACTTCTTTCAAGTTTAAATTGTTCTATTGAAACACCAAAAGTGACCAGGATGCGCAGAAGGCGATCACTGaaatcacttttaaaaacacttc from Pseudopipra pipra isolate bDixPip1 chromosome 11, bDixPip1.hap1, whole genome shotgun sequence includes the following:
- the LOC135420474 gene encoding haloacid dehalogenase-like hydrolase domain-containing 5 is translated as MRRAMPPLRALCGAARGLCGFGAGSGGTALSALPSFGFLFDIDGVLVRGKTPIPAARTAFRKLVNSQGQFLVPVVFVTNAGNCLRQKKADQLSHLLGVPISQDQVMMSHSPLRMFKRYHEKCVLVSGQGPLLDIAQDLGFCQPITIETLREKHPLLDAVDHDRRPNVLSPSAVELPKIEAVVLFGEPVRWETSLQLIIDVLLTSGYPGNPYHHENYPHIPVLACNMDLMWVAEAQSPRFGHGTFMVCLENIYKKITGRELKYEALMGKPSPLTYQYAEQLLRAQALHRPWHRPIHTLYAVGDNLMTDVYGANLYNRYLEENSRKGSKSRVQAQVSGGRGSAALSQDNDMDHGWENQLAPAAAAHCRSVLVCTGVYNPHSEVPLETRDSITEAVFHGHRDFRFDSGLVEPDHIVPDVDAAVDLVFQLENFAPN